From a single Hippopotamus amphibius kiboko isolate mHipAmp2 chromosome X, mHipAmp2.hap2, whole genome shotgun sequence genomic region:
- the LOC130842018 gene encoding ferritin heavy chain-like isoform X2, translated as METTQMRQNYHPDCEAAINSQVNLQLHASIVYLAVAFYLDRDDVALKQFFSFFLRSSYEHREQAKGLLRLQNQRGGRFQLGNVCKLDTDDWESGLKAMQYTLLLEKRVNQSLLDLHQLATDKRDPQLCHFLETHYLEQQVEFIRELGDQVTSLSNMEAPNGDTAEYLFGKLTLGDGDKKD; from the coding sequence ATGCGCCAGAACTACCACCCCGACTGCGAGGCCGCCATCAACAGTCAAGTCAACCTGCAGCTCCACGCCTCCATCGTGTACCTGGCCGTGGCCTTTTACCTCGACCGAGACGACGTGGCCTTGAAGCAGTTCTTCAGCTTCTTCCTGCGCAGCTCCTACGAGCACCGCGAGCAAGCCAAGGGCCTGCTGCGCCTGCAGAACCAGCGCGGGGGCCGCTTCCAACTCGGCAACGTCTGCAAGCTAGACACCGACGACTGGGAGAGCGGCCTCAAGGCCATGCAGTACACCTTGCTCCTGGAGAAGCGCGTCAACCAGAGCCTGCTCGACCTGCACCAGCTGGCCACCGACAAGAGGGACCCCCAACTGTGTCACTTCCTGGAGACCCACTACCTCGAGCAGCAGGTGGAGTTCATCAGAGAGCTGGGGGATCAAGTCACCAGCCTGAGCAACATGGAAGCCCCGAATGGCGACACGGCAGAGTACCTCTTTGGCAAGCTCACCCTGGGCGATGGCGACAAGAAGGACTGA
- the LOC130842018 gene encoding ferritin heavy chain-like isoform X1 has protein sequence MLSPPPRQMRQNYHPDCEAAINSQVNLQLHASIVYLAVAFYLDRDDVALKQFFSFFLRSSYEHREQAKGLLRLQNQRGGRFQLGNVCKLDTDDWESGLKAMQYTLLLEKRVNQSLLDLHQLATDKRDPQLCHFLETHYLEQQVEFIRELGDQVTSLSNMEAPNGDTAEYLFGKLTLGDGDKKD, from the coding sequence ATGCTGTCCCCGCCACCCCGGCAGATGCGCCAGAACTACCACCCCGACTGCGAGGCCGCCATCAACAGTCAAGTCAACCTGCAGCTCCACGCCTCCATCGTGTACCTGGCCGTGGCCTTTTACCTCGACCGAGACGACGTGGCCTTGAAGCAGTTCTTCAGCTTCTTCCTGCGCAGCTCCTACGAGCACCGCGAGCAAGCCAAGGGCCTGCTGCGCCTGCAGAACCAGCGCGGGGGCCGCTTCCAACTCGGCAACGTCTGCAAGCTAGACACCGACGACTGGGAGAGCGGCCTCAAGGCCATGCAGTACACCTTGCTCCTGGAGAAGCGCGTCAACCAGAGCCTGCTCGACCTGCACCAGCTGGCCACCGACAAGAGGGACCCCCAACTGTGTCACTTCCTGGAGACCCACTACCTCGAGCAGCAGGTGGAGTTCATCAGAGAGCTGGGGGATCAAGTCACCAGCCTGAGCAACATGGAAGCCCCGAATGGCGACACGGCAGAGTACCTCTTTGGCAAGCTCACCCTGGGCGATGGCGACAAGAAGGACTGA